One stretch of Corynebacterium auriscanis DNA includes these proteins:
- a CDS encoding CCA tRNA nucleotidyltransferase produces the protein MMANAWQALGKQNTTLQPLAKAFNAAGFSLFLVGGSVRDALLGRLSHDLDFTTDARPQQIIEVVEPLAEKIWDTGIEYGTVSALIKGAMIEITTFRADQYDGDSRNPQVTFGDTLEGDLIRRDFRVNAMALELNPDGDHQFRDPLGGLEDAAAGLLDTPDSPHISFNDDPLRMLRACRFVSQLEFAVAPRVSEAMAAMAPEIKRITVERVAVELNKLMLGVAPWEGLDLMVDSGIAEFVMPELPALKMTQDEHQQHKDVYRHSLRVLRNAVELETKNQWEPDLELRMASLLHDVGKPATRAFTESGTVTFHQHEVVGAKMTRKRLQKLKYSRQLVKDISQLVFLHMRFHGYSDGGPQGESTWTDAAVRRYVNDAGELLPRLHLLVRADCTTRNKRKADRLQRTYDGLEHRIAELQEQEDLAAVRPDLDGNAIMEILNLPPGPQVGKAWAYLKELRLDRGPLSREDAIAELRAWWAEQQEAN, from the coding sequence ATGATGGCGAACGCTTGGCAGGCTCTGGGTAAGCAGAACACAACTCTGCAGCCCCTCGCCAAGGCCTTTAACGCAGCCGGTTTCTCGCTGTTCTTGGTGGGCGGTTCGGTCCGCGATGCGCTGCTAGGCAGGTTGTCCCACGATCTGGACTTCACTACCGATGCGCGTCCGCAACAGATCATCGAGGTTGTGGAGCCTCTGGCCGAGAAGATCTGGGATACCGGCATTGAATACGGGACGGTCTCTGCCCTAATCAAGGGTGCGATGATTGAGATCACGACATTCCGCGCGGATCAATATGACGGTGATTCCCGCAACCCGCAGGTCACGTTCGGCGATACCTTGGAAGGCGACCTCATCCGTCGCGACTTCCGAGTCAACGCCATGGCTTTGGAGTTGAATCCCGACGGCGACCACCAGTTCCGTGACCCGCTGGGTGGCTTGGAGGACGCCGCTGCTGGGTTGTTGGACACACCGGATTCCCCCCACATTTCGTTTAATGATGACCCACTGCGCATGCTGCGTGCATGCCGGTTTGTCTCGCAGCTGGAATTCGCCGTGGCTCCCCGTGTCAGTGAGGCGATGGCTGCCATGGCGCCGGAGATTAAGCGCATCACCGTGGAGCGCGTAGCCGTGGAGCTGAACAAGTTGATGCTGGGCGTGGCTCCGTGGGAGGGCCTAGACCTGATGGTGGATTCGGGAATCGCCGAGTTCGTCATGCCGGAACTACCCGCGCTAAAAATGACGCAGGATGAACACCAGCAACACAAGGATGTCTACCGCCATTCTCTGCGGGTACTGCGCAACGCGGTGGAGCTGGAAACTAAGAACCAGTGGGAGCCCGATCTGGAGCTACGCATGGCGTCGCTACTCCACGATGTAGGAAAACCTGCGACCCGAGCTTTCACGGAATCTGGAACCGTAACCTTCCACCAGCATGAAGTGGTGGGTGCCAAGATGACCCGCAAGCGCCTGCAGAAGTTGAAGTATTCACGGCAGCTAGTAAAGGACATTTCGCAGCTAGTGTTTTTGCACATGCGTTTCCACGGCTACAGCGATGGTGGACCGCAGGGTGAATCGACGTGGACGGATGCCGCGGTGCGCCGATATGTCAACGATGCCGGTGAATTGCTGCCTCGCCTGCATCTTTTGGTGCGGGCTGATTGCACCACACGGAATAAACGGAAGGCCGATCGCCTGCAGCGCACCTACGACGGATTGGAACACCGGATCGCAGAACTACAAGAGCAGGAAGATCTGGCAGCGGTACGCCCCGACCTCGACGGCAACGCCATTATGGAGATCCTCAATCTGCCGCCCGGCCCGCAAGTCGGCAAAGCGTGGGCATACTTGAAGGAGCTACGCCTAGATCGTGGCCCGCTGTCTCGCGAGGATGCCATCGCTGAGCTGCGTGCGTGGTGGGCCGAGCAACAGGAGGCTAACTAA
- a CDS encoding NUDIX hydrolase encodes MPGPSNGGNNRRRRRGGRGRGGRGPGGRGNANHNNSIQNSQNLNESPGAQGSRELGNSGASDKKDSNPNHGGNGGGNRKQRSSRRGGRNQNSATHNGGGRNGNGRNGGRNGSGRNNAGRGGADNRGANNPRRPNGKSRDSGFAITQRPERDTEAFHDMHSELPISVETSAGGLVLSGLAEAVGPNGDVDLSKIYVALIGRLDRRGRLLWSMPKGHVEPDESQHATAEREVWEETGVAGKVIGELGTIDYWFISEGVRIHKTVHHHLLRFVDGHLNDEDPEVTEVTWLPVNQLIERLAYADERRLARLAFDSLPDHARAEAAAGRLTPR; translated from the coding sequence ATCCCCGGCCCAAGCAACGGAGGTAATAATCGGCGCCGCCGTCGTGGAGGCCGTGGCCGTGGTGGGCGTGGCCCCGGAGGTCGTGGCAATGCCAACCACAACAACTCCATTCAGAATTCACAGAACCTGAATGAGTCCCCCGGCGCCCAGGGATCGCGGGAGCTGGGGAACAGTGGGGCGTCGGATAAAAAGGACAGCAATCCCAACCACGGTGGCAACGGGGGCGGCAACCGCAAGCAACGCAGCTCGCGGCGCGGTGGACGCAACCAGAACAGCGCCACACACAACGGCGGTGGCCGCAACGGTAATGGGCGAAACGGTGGCCGCAACGGTTCCGGGCGGAACAATGCTGGGCGTGGCGGGGCTGACAACCGTGGAGCCAACAACCCCAGGCGACCCAACGGCAAATCCCGCGATTCCGGTTTTGCTATCACCCAGCGCCCAGAACGCGATACCGAAGCATTCCACGATATGCATTCAGAGCTGCCCATTTCCGTGGAGACTTCGGCGGGTGGCCTAGTCCTATCCGGCTTGGCAGAAGCCGTGGGACCCAATGGAGACGTGGACTTGTCTAAGATCTACGTGGCCCTCATTGGGCGCTTGGACCGGCGCGGCCGCCTGCTGTGGTCGATGCCCAAAGGCCACGTAGAACCAGATGAATCCCAACACGCCACAGCGGAACGCGAGGTCTGGGAGGAAACCGGTGTGGCCGGAAAAGTCATCGGCGAATTGGGCACGATTGACTACTGGTTTATCTCCGAAGGCGTTCGCATCCACAAGACTGTCCACCACCACCTGCTGCGCTTCGTCGATGGGCACCTCAATGATGAGGACCCCGAAGTAACAGAAGTCACCTGGCTACCGGTCAATCAATTAATCGAGCGTTTGGCCTATGCCGACGAGCGCCGATTGGCCCGGTTAGCCTTCGACAGTTTGCCAGATCACGCCCGCGCAGAAGCCGCTGCAGGACGGCTCACACCCCGTTAA
- a CDS encoding murein biosynthesis integral membrane protein MurJ, translating to MTFPQDNDENPHRGREADNPGRAPAGQRGRFRRPRPPAIVPGANDGPAHSGVGEAGGVGHGVEKAGEPQRSDNHSAGSTAKAEPTQAAGEAQAASGASSVGVVEAKRSTGPSAHNDDADNESGKSATDEVVRAGGSMAIATLLSRITGFLRTVLIGSALGPAIASAFNTANTLPHLITELVLGAVLTSLVVPVLVRAEKEDPDGGEAFIRRLMTLTFTLMGAVTVLSILAAPFLVEVGLDENGHVNIDIATSIAYLVLPQIVCFAMFAVFMAVLNTKGMFKPGAWAPVVNNLVTLGILVLYYMLPDETKLNPNESVTITNPHILLLGLGTTLGVVAQAAIMIPFLRKAGINMKPLWGVDKRLKAFGGMAIAIIVYVAISQAGWMLNNRIASQASDAAVTVYMQAWQLLQMPYGVIGVTLLTAIMPRLSRNAADGDDRAVVRDLTSATKLTLLALLPVIVFFTGFGTLVSAALFQYQNFDLETANVLGWTISFSAFTLIPYALVMLHLRVFYAREEVWTPTYIIAGITTTKLALAFLAPHISTEPRLVVVLLGAANGFGFLTGSIIGALLLRRSLGSLQGRDVVKTALWTVGASLVGALIAWRVDVLLATYVFQTPANPWFLIRMLIVGPIFLIVTGLVLSRSKLPEVDMFGLMLARMPVVGRFFTPRRPVDADRAAAIATPDSADQAQMAMQETGVLGDYAGTFMPPMSAGRVRGPRLVPGAPMLQGQYRLLADHGGSPATRLWQAREMSTGNIVALTIMDPAAYVKNAVKADDTHTTKMVRVARAKDDMLRRSATLKDMDCKGMATVRRVIDNGNLVVIVSDWLQGSPLSTVAQSGPDPMAAGYAVAALADAADDAHKAGIPLGIDHRDRLRITTAGHALLAFPGVLPNNTERQDAHGITVALGLLLEHLPDEEIPEELVETYRELKAINTDPDKEVDLHKVANHLRKLTSGDLDVEEDDVPEPTKVAGFGAEPARAPRLALIAFVTFLIVALLAAAIAGVVSVVGGDRNDSPLSTNSIRQGAERLGDKTPRPVPVANVVAWAPADAEVKKPGDSGNPAYGPDNPDRAHFVIDGDPNTVWSTESYLNQLGSQPPAFKQGTGVLLEMPAETHFSELDLSGLTPGAHLEVRIAGDSADSLAQTQVLTGFDVKQPHTIIRLDDSQRRGAGESATAQSSAAQPGNASSNADRSGRATSGARDGVPPGADVIDLPKNANTEGTKLIIWVTKVAEPKNTASIGEIDVLGTWRGMPETEEPAKAPAR from the coding sequence GTGACTTTCCCCCAAGACAACGATGAGAACCCCCATCGCGGGCGAGAAGCGGATAACCCCGGACGAGCCCCAGCTGGCCAGCGTGGCCGGTTTCGCCGTCCTCGGCCTCCGGCGATCGTACCCGGAGCCAACGATGGTCCAGCCCATAGCGGTGTTGGGGAAGCTGGTGGCGTCGGTCATGGGGTAGAAAAAGCCGGCGAACCGCAACGGTCCGACAACCATAGTGCGGGTAGCACAGCTAAAGCTGAGCCCACACAGGCTGCTGGCGAGGCCCAAGCAGCTTCCGGCGCCAGCAGCGTTGGAGTGGTTGAGGCGAAACGCTCTACGGGACCCAGTGCTCACAACGACGATGCTGATAATGAATCCGGCAAAAGCGCCACCGATGAAGTGGTGCGTGCGGGTGGATCCATGGCGATCGCTACTCTGCTGTCGCGCATCACGGGATTCCTGCGCACAGTGCTCATCGGCTCGGCATTGGGCCCGGCGATCGCATCGGCGTTCAACACCGCCAACACGTTGCCCCACCTGATTACCGAGCTGGTTTTGGGAGCGGTGTTGACGTCCCTTGTGGTTCCCGTGCTCGTGCGTGCAGAGAAGGAGGACCCCGACGGCGGCGAGGCTTTCATTCGCAGACTGATGACCCTCACGTTCACCCTCATGGGGGCCGTGACGGTTTTGTCCATTCTGGCCGCGCCATTCCTGGTGGAAGTTGGCCTGGATGAAAACGGGCACGTCAACATTGATATCGCCACGTCAATCGCCTACCTAGTGCTGCCGCAGATCGTATGCTTTGCGATGTTTGCGGTGTTCATGGCGGTGCTCAACACCAAGGGCATGTTCAAACCCGGCGCGTGGGCCCCAGTGGTCAACAACCTGGTCACGTTGGGCATTTTGGTGCTGTATTACATGCTGCCTGACGAGACGAAGCTCAACCCCAACGAGTCCGTCACGATCACCAACCCGCACATCTTGTTGCTGGGCCTAGGTACCACCTTGGGCGTGGTTGCCCAAGCCGCCATCATGATTCCGTTCCTGCGCAAGGCCGGGATCAACATGAAGCCCCTGTGGGGCGTGGATAAGCGTCTCAAGGCGTTCGGTGGTATGGCGATTGCCATCATCGTGTACGTCGCAATTTCGCAGGCTGGCTGGATGCTGAATAACCGCATTGCCTCCCAGGCCTCCGATGCCGCGGTGACCGTCTACATGCAGGCCTGGCAGTTGTTGCAGATGCCCTACGGTGTGATCGGTGTGACCCTGTTGACCGCCATCATGCCCCGGTTGTCGCGCAACGCTGCAGACGGCGATGACCGGGCTGTGGTTCGCGATCTCACCAGCGCAACCAAACTCACGCTGCTAGCTCTCCTGCCGGTCATCGTTTTCTTCACAGGTTTTGGCACTTTAGTCTCCGCCGCGCTGTTCCAGTACCAAAACTTCGATCTGGAGACCGCGAATGTGCTGGGTTGGACAATCTCCTTCTCCGCGTTCACGCTGATTCCTTACGCGCTGGTCATGCTGCACCTGCGCGTGTTCTATGCACGCGAGGAAGTGTGGACTCCCACTTACATCATCGCTGGTATTACCACCACGAAACTGGCACTGGCGTTTTTGGCTCCTCATATTTCCACTGAACCGCGCCTCGTCGTGGTCCTGCTGGGCGCCGCCAACGGTTTCGGCTTCCTTACTGGTTCGATCATCGGTGCTCTCTTGCTGCGCCGTTCGCTAGGTAGTTTGCAGGGCCGCGATGTTGTGAAAACGGCACTGTGGACCGTGGGGGCTTCCCTGGTTGGTGCGCTCATTGCGTGGCGGGTGGATGTATTACTCGCCACTTATGTATTCCAGACCCCGGCCAATCCATGGTTCCTGATTCGTATGTTGATCGTTGGGCCAATCTTCCTGATCGTCACGGGTCTGGTGCTGTCGCGGTCCAAGCTGCCGGAAGTCGACATGTTCGGCCTCATGCTGGCTCGCATGCCGGTGGTCGGTCGTTTCTTTACACCTCGACGCCCCGTCGATGCCGACCGCGCCGCCGCCATTGCAACTCCGGATTCCGCGGACCAAGCCCAAATGGCCATGCAGGAAACCGGTGTGCTCGGCGACTACGCGGGTACGTTCATGCCACCCATGTCCGCGGGTCGAGTCCGTGGTCCGCGCCTGGTGCCCGGCGCTCCCATGCTGCAAGGACAGTACCGCTTGCTGGCCGATCACGGTGGTTCTCCGGCAACCCGGCTGTGGCAGGCCCGCGAGATGTCCACAGGCAACATCGTGGCGCTGACGATTATGGACCCCGCAGCCTACGTTAAGAATGCTGTGAAGGCTGACGATACGCACACCACCAAGATGGTTCGCGTAGCCCGTGCGAAAGACGATATGTTACGCCGCTCCGCCACCCTCAAAGACATGGATTGCAAGGGTATGGCCACTGTGCGTCGCGTCATCGATAACGGAAACCTCGTGGTTATCGTCTCTGACTGGCTGCAGGGTTCCCCGCTGTCCACCGTGGCCCAGTCCGGACCGGATCCAATGGCCGCAGGTTATGCAGTAGCGGCCCTAGCCGATGCTGCCGATGACGCTCACAAGGCCGGCATCCCGCTGGGTATCGATCACCGCGATCGGCTGCGCATTACCACTGCCGGTCACGCGCTCTTAGCGTTCCCCGGTGTGCTTCCGAACAACACGGAGCGCCAAGATGCCCACGGTATTACCGTGGCGTTGGGATTGCTGTTGGAGCACCTGCCGGACGAAGAAATTCCGGAAGAGCTGGTGGAAACCTACCGCGAGCTCAAGGCCATCAATACGGATCCCGATAAAGAGGTGGATCTGCACAAGGTCGCCAATCATCTGCGCAAGCTCACCAGCGGCGATTTGGACGTGGAAGAGGACGACGTTCCAGAACCCACAAAGGTCGCCGGTTTCGGTGCGGAGCCGGCCCGTGCGCCACGATTGGCCCTCATCGCGTTCGTCACGTTCTTGATCGTGGCCCTGTTGGCGGCGGCTATCGCGGGAGTGGTAAGCGTTGTTGGCGGCGATAGGAATGATTCGCCGCTATCCACCAATTCCATCCGCCAGGGTGCGGAGCGACTGGGTGATAAGACCCCACGTCCAGTGCCCGTCGCCAACGTGGTCGCGTGGGCACCGGCAGATGCTGAGGTGAAGAAACCCGGCGACTCTGGTAACCCAGCCTACGGGCCAGATAATCCAGATCGGGCACACTTCGTCATCGACGGCGACCCCAATACGGTGTGGTCTACGGAGAGCTATCTCAATCAATTGGGCTCCCAACCCCCGGCCTTCAAGCAGGGCACCGGTGTGCTGCTGGAAATGCCGGCGGAAACCCACTTTTCGGAGTTGGATCTTTCTGGTTTGACGCCCGGCGCCCACCTAGAGGTGCGGATTGCTGGGGACTCGGCGGATTCGCTGGCGCAGACCCAGGTTCTCACTGGCTTCGACGTAAAGCAGCCCCACACGATCATCCGGCTGGATGATTCGCAGCGGCGTGGCGCGGGAGAATCCGCGACGGCCCAATCGTCTGCCGCGCAGCCAGGTAACGCGAGCTCGAACGCGGATAGGTCCGGTCGGGCCACCAGCGGTGCTCGCGATGGTGTGCCTCCTGGAGCGGATGTCATCGACCTTCCGAAGAACGCGAATACCGAGGGTACGAAACTGATCATCTGGGTCACGAAGGTGGCGGAACCGAAGAATACCGCCAGCATCGGCGAAATTGACGTGCTGGGAACGTGGCGGGGCATGCCCGAAACGGAGGAGCCCGCGAAGGCACCCGCGCGGTAA
- a CDS encoding RNA polymerase sigma factor, which translates to MEQGGVDPQRAEGTPTATALATASDEQLLRWHIGRPAGEGVCRGTAFRELVQRHHRKLWWAVRRVDIHDSHHMDIFQEGLLRIHRHAHQFRGEGSSVSTWMTSIMYNCALTYVAKLRREASPQPVELEVTLREMPAKTIREENTVERLDVYANLKKLDPKVRQVVALNFLAGLSEEATANRLGIPVGTVKSRKNRGKKQMQALLVADGGGEYACRLAS; encoded by the coding sequence ATGGAACAAGGTGGCGTCGACCCACAAAGAGCCGAAGGCACACCAACGGCGACAGCGCTGGCGACGGCGAGTGATGAACAACTATTGCGGTGGCACATTGGCCGGCCCGCGGGAGAGGGAGTATGCCGGGGGACTGCGTTTCGGGAATTAGTTCAACGGCACCATCGGAAACTCTGGTGGGCCGTACGGCGCGTGGATATTCACGACAGCCACCACATGGATATATTTCAAGAGGGCCTCCTGCGGATACATCGCCATGCCCATCAATTTCGCGGAGAAGGATCATCCGTTTCCACGTGGATGACCTCGATTATGTACAACTGCGCGCTGACGTACGTGGCCAAATTGCGGCGCGAGGCCAGCCCGCAGCCGGTAGAATTGGAGGTCACTCTGCGTGAGATGCCAGCGAAAACTATTCGGGAAGAAAACACGGTGGAACGGTTGGATGTATACGCCAACCTCAAGAAACTAGATCCGAAAGTACGGCAAGTGGTCGCCCTGAATTTCCTTGCCGGGTTGAGCGAGGAGGCCACCGCGAACCGCCTGGGCATTCCAGTAGGAACTGTGAAATCGCGAAAAAATAGGGGGAAAAAGCAGATGCAGGCACTGCTGGTGGCCGACGGGGGTGGGGAATACGCGTGTCGTTTAGCTAGTTAG